The nucleotide sequence CTGGGTTTTGCCTTTATCCCAGGTGAGGTACAGGGAGCGCATCACGATCCTGCGGGGGAACCACGAGTCGCGTCAGATCACGCAGGTGTACGGCTTCTACGACGAGTGCCTGAGGAAGTACGGCAACGCCAGCGTGTGGAAGTACTTCACCGACCTGTTTGACTACCTGCCCCTCACCGCCCTCGTAGACACGCAGGTAGTATACACGCTGTCTCTGTTCCAGACTACGagcacattaacccttgtgttatcttcgggtcattctgacccatcagtcattgtgacccaccgtcgtattgcgacaaatttaccgcatacaaagacaaagtgaagcattttcttttaacagctaggctgtctcagaccccccacattgcaaaggttaaaagaaaattattttaatttgtttttgtattgggtaaaattgggtaaacacaacgatggttcgttatgaacctttgggtcatgtgacccgaaggcagcacgagggttaaaaagagATTGTGAGGAAATTAGGATTTAGGCGGGAAAATATTTTGGGGGaaaaatatattattaataGGTTTTAAGATTGATTCATGTGAAAACGTCCTGTTCATCCAAATTTCCTGTTTGAATTTAgtagtgacctctgacctctgttctcctcagatcTTCTGTCTCCATGGAGGTCTGTCCCCGTCCATAGACACGCTGGATCACATCCGAGCCCTGGACCGCCTCCAGGAAGTCCCGCACGAGGTATACGACTCATTTCCTCCCGGCAACACCGGCTCTGCCAATCACATCGACATGCTAGACTGGAAGTTAAGAAGACGCACATCTGACTCTCCTTCACCTCATCTCCCttacctctcttccctcccgtcctccaggGCCCCATGTGTGACCTGCTGTGGTCTGACCCAGATGACCGGGGCGGCTGGGGCATCTCTCCCCGGGGGGCAGGCTACACCTTCGGCCAGGACATCTCCGAGACCTTCAACCACGCCAACCGGCTCACCCTAGTGTCCCGCGCCCACCAGCTGGTCATGGAGGTGAGGTCTGGGGCCCGCGCCACGCCTGATGGGCCTTCATGAGGCCTTATATTGGGCTCTCTATCCCTCTACggggtctctttctccctcctggaGGTCTCTATGGGGCCTCTATACCTCCTATGGAGCCCATTTAATGGGGGGCCTCTATGGGGATTATATGAATCGATATAGATATCAGCTGCTCTGTTGGCCAGCAAACAGATGTTTGTGTTAGTAGTTAGTAAGTTGGGTTTAACTGGGTTGACCTGGTGTTCTCTCCTCTATACTGGAGATATCACATGACTCAGTGGTTTCCGATTTTCTGCCAACTCctttctgtcttgtctgtcACCAGGGTTACAACTGGTGTCACGAGAGGAACGTGGTCACGATTTTCAGCGCCCCCAACTACTGTTATCGCTGCGGTAACCAGGCTGCTATTATGGAACTGGATGACACCCTCAAATACTCTTTGTAAGTGTTCTAGAGGGCTGATGTCCATCCCTGAAGCTGCTACTTGATGACACGTTACGCTGCCAGCACTGTGCTGAATGTGTGTACTTAAATCACATGGgctcagaggaggaggatgaagaggataaACAAAATAAGTGATGATAATTTTAAAATGATGACTCATGAAAAATGATTTGGAGTGTGAAGATGCACCATAGACTTCTCAGGGAAATTACTGATATACTGTGTtctttcctcccaccccctccaaccaccctctccctcctcctctccctctctccctctctccccctcttctccctgtctccccctcctctccctctctccgcctcgactccctctcctctccctgtctcccccacagCCTGCAGTTCGACCCTGCTCCTCGTAGAGGAGAACCCCACGTCACCCGACGAACCCCGGACTACTTCCTGTAAACTCATACTACTTCCTGTGTGCCCATACTACTTCCTGTAAAACCCGGACTACTTCCTGTATGCCCACACTACTCCCTGTAAACACTCCCCTGGTTTGTATAGTCCCCTATCTCCACAATGTCCTCCAGTACCTTCAGCATCCTGACACCCAGGACGTCCAGCCTGGGCGACACCGTAACCGTGACAACGTACAAAATCTACGATTCACACCAAGAGGCTGTTTAGAAGCCGAATGAAAGCCCCTGTGCACATGGACCAAAGGGTGTGTGCCATATTGACTGTTGAGATGGTGAAGACTCCTGGTGAAGAACACCACGGTGGAGATGTAAACAATTATTTCACAGCTTCCTGTGCTGGTCTTCTTGGTCCATCCCAAGATGAGAAAGCACAATTGAAGCTATCCAACTGTTTCTATCCAATGTACCATTGCTTTTAAATCCCTTCATTTTCAGATTCTCTAAATCTGAGAGATGAGTTTTATTTTTTAAGCGGAAGCATTGTAATATAAGTCAGAAGAAGCTGGAGACTTTCATACCAAAAGGTTTTCTTTGTTGTCTTTTATTTTGAGTGACTCAAACTATTTTTATTCAGGGTCTTGTCAAATGCACTACACATACACTATCTTCTGATATATACCGGACAGCAAATATATATTCCATGGTTGAAATCACACTCACTTCCTCATCTTAGATGACGATGTCTGTATTGACGGatccaaaataaaaataaatgctcCTTTACCAAGTGTACTGTGTTCCTCCACCTGTTTCTATGACTTCACTTGCTATGCATACAAACAAACATCCCTATCGCATTGTACAATTAACGATCTGGGGCCGTATTCACAAAACTAAATGTATTCACCAAAAGTAGCTCCAAACTTGCCGATTTCTTAGAAACTCcaaaagagaggtgaggagaggaggaacaaacaaaaacaaaaggttgcgtcctccctctccctccttcagctGCACTTCCTCCTCAAGCCACCAGAGAGAGCCATAAGTCCCCTAGGTGGCAGAGGCAGCGATGGACAGTGGAGAGTAAGTGACTGTCAACAAGTGACGTGAAGAAgcaaaggtagagagagagaaaagagaggtccTTAAAGGCCATCTCTCCAATATGAACCTCCAGGCCCAGCCAAGGACCCCTACCTCTCACCCAGTCCTGGTTATTCCAAGCCCCtaccccttcctcctcaccaCACGGCCTCCATGTTCAGGAGAAGTCAGGGAGGTCAGGGCCCATCGCCATCTCCTACTATACTGAACACCTGGAGCTGTAATGTGGAGTGTGTTTGGCTAAGGTTATAGTTAGTTTACGATGCTAATGCTAGATCATCTACATATTTAATCTTCAAATAAATGGTTACCTTATTCTAACAAATAACTATTTAATATAAATACACATATTGGGTATATAACAATTACATCAATACGAAACATTTATAAATTAATTGAGACCATTTGTTGTCTCACTAAGTAAAGCTCGATACAGGCAATATCCTAACCACCCCCATTCGTTCTCTCCTTTGACAAAGCGTTGCTGGCCAGAGAGTTCCAGTGGTTGCCTGCTTCGGTCGGGCCCTGTTGACGTTTAACATTTATCTCTGGATCTGCTGTTAATCATTCATAGTAAGTACTAAACATGTTTCGGAAGGCGTAGTAACGCACCTTTAAAGGATATTATGAACGATGTTTAAATGTGGGTAAATATATAA is from Osmerus eperlanus chromosome 27, fOsmEpe2.1, whole genome shotgun sequence and encodes:
- the LOC134013588 gene encoding serine/threonine-protein phosphatase 2A catalytic subunit alpha isoform-like; the protein is MDEKVFTKEIDLWIEQLNECKQLSENQVKTLCEKAKEILTKECNVQEVRCPVTVCGDVHGQFHDLMELFRIGGKSPDTNYLFMGDYVDRGYYSVETVTLLVALKVRYRERITILRGNHESRQITQVYGFYDECLRKYGNASVWKYFTDLFDYLPLTALVDTQIFCLHGGLSPSIDTLDHIRALDRLQEVPHEGPMCDLLWSDPDDRGGWGISPRGAGYTFGQDISETFNHANRLTLVSRAHQLVMEGYNWCHERNVVTIFSAPNYCYRCGNQAAIMELDDTLKYSFLQFDPAPRRGEPHVTRRTPDYFL